GGCTATGCATTGGCGAAGACATTTTCGATGAGCATGAAAACTGGAGATGCTGTTGTTGAGTACAATGTGTCTGTGTTGCACTACTGAAGTGTAACGATATTGTATCAGATCATCTCAATTAGAGATGTGGTCAGTAAATGTAATACAAATAATTTTGTTGCTTTTTCTTGATTAGTTGTGTTGCCTTTCATGAATCTATGTTGTGCTGATTTAgaatattttatatatgtatatgcaacGATATATTTACAGTGAGAGGTGGGGATCATAAATTCTTAACGAACTTGCCATTCACGTGATTTGAACTTAAGGTCTATAACTTACAAATGGAGAGGAATTCTGCTATACTGTAGTGCCAAGTTGATTTAGAATTAATATCTTGAATAGCAATGGTGTGATATTCCACTTCTTGAAATACCTATATGTTTGACTTCAAACCCCAAACATGTTTAACTTTGAAGTATCAATAGAACAAGAATCAACCTAAAGAAAATATGCCAAAAGCGCAACATCAGTGTTTGtatagaaagagaaaagaaaaaaagcacaCAGATTAACAGATAACAAAAAATTTAGAACAGATAATAAATTCTCCGAATCTTTCTGAGGAAGACACTATGCAGTTGGCGAGGAAGAAATGCTTAAAATTCTTTACACAAACAAGAAAAGGgacagaagaaagaaaaagaaaacagcacTCAATCCCCGGATGGTCGACCAACATCATTGGTATCTCCTAAACCTCCAGCCTGAAATCGAAAAAAGAGGTCTGTCGTGCCAGCAAATAACCACACATCCATTATGTTCTTTAATCTTGTACCCGTCATAGCCACGCAACAGCTCCGTAGCCTGCAACATTCCGTTGTAGCTCAAAGGCACCCTGCCAAACCCAGCCAACTCAAGCCTTAAAATCCACTTCTCAAGCTTCTCATGCCTCTCCGTTCGCTCAGTTCCTTCACATGCTATGATGTTTTTTATTTCCTCTCCGAAAAGCAGCTTCTCAACCTTCTGTCGCTCCATTGGTGATCTCGATACTGTAGACTCTAAGCAATCAAAAAGTGCTCCATAAAAGTACAATGCTTCCATGATCCTGTCCATCAATGTATGGCCATTGTGGTTTGCCTCTTGCTCTGTTATTACCATTAGTTTTGGCGAAAGGCCCCAAAGAGAAGTTAAAAAACTCCCCATCTTTGGTGAAGCACTGGATAGCGGGGACAAAGCAGAATCGGGACTGCCGTTAATTGGATCTTTCTCCAGCCACTCTCCTAAAGTGAGTTTATTCATATGCAAGACTTTCTGCAGGTTCTTAGATGCTAATGGTGTTTTGCTCCTATGATCATCATCACTTGCCAAGAGAGAATGTAGCTGCAGTACGGAGCAGACTGCCAGAGCCTCCCCAGTCTTGACACGCAAACTTTCGATATCAAGGTTCTCTAGCTTGCTAACTATAGCATTGAACTGAAATGGGATGTTCAGATTTTCAGCTTCTTCTGTCAACCGAAGAAACATTTGGTCTAATACTTCTTTTTGTTCATGAATGCCAGTAATTCTCAAATGAGGGGGGCCTTCAGGTCGTGCATTTAATGTCTGAATCAGATTAATCCACTGGGCAGGCTCACATGAATGAAGATCGATAATATGAACCATCTTCTCCCCTTCCATGGCTTCCACTATGGCCTGATTTGTGACCACATACGCAACCTTGAGGAAAGGACAGAGATCAAAGAACAGCCTTTGAACAAGAATTTCTTCCGAGACTGATGATATTTTTGTTGAATTAAGCGCTTTATGCAGACCGGGCAAACCTTTAAGCATCCGGTCTGCAAGTGCCTCGGTGAAATAAGCAGCTATTCTCTGCATTGAATCACCATCAGGAGAGGCGAGCTGACAAGTCTGGTCAAGCCAAATATTTGCATTCTCGATGCTACCTGATGCGACATGGCTAGCACAGGCGTACAGAAGCTGGATCAGGCATAAACCTCTCTCCTCAGATTTTAGCTCCCTGAGCCATGGTGAGTATGGAGATCCTATCCCAGGAGATAGCCAGGGAAAGAACTGCAGCGCTGATGAAGTTACCGGTGACCCGTCCTCTTGTGCCATTTTTTCAATTAACGATGAAAACAATGAGGGGATGAAGAAGATCAGATTGCCAGAACTGTTTCAAAACAGCAAGAATTAGACCAGTAAGAAAGCAGctgatgaaataaataaattagaatttgatttcaGTGTTTTATTCCACAGGTTTGTTTTCCAAATAATGAATCACTTAGATTCGACCAGAAATTTTCGACCTGAAATTTCAAAGTACCTATAATACAAACAATAGTCTAAATTACTCTTATCTATGGGGCTGAGGATTCGAACTCGTCTACCTTGACCAACTGACCTAGCTCATGAGGTCCAAAGTACCATACCTGTAATTTCACACAGACCTGACTTTGGTATATCTAAGTAAAACACACAAGTAAAATTAATCTTGAATCCCTGTAAATATGATACGAATCTGGTAAACTGAACAGATAGTTTCTGAGAAACAgagcaaaagaatgaaaaaaaaagtatgaaaattgatttttgtTCTCGGAAATGATTCCATAGttaacaaaactaaaaaaacatTAACAAGTGACCTAAAATATTTCCTTTGCTACTCAACAATGTAAGTTCTTGGGAATTTTACAGGTTAAAATGTCTACTTTTTTCATCaacaaatcaaccaaaaacccCTACACAACATCATGCCACACAAAAAAgcataaaatagaaaaaaaaaatcacaacaaattcacaactgcatacgtaaaaaaaatataaatttccaCATCGCAAGAAACAATGATACACAGAGCCAGGGAATTACCAGAGAAAGTAACTAGTTAGTTCCTCCAATAAACAACCCACCAAGTTCAAACGACATGGAAACTCCCAACTGGGTTTTCAAATGGAAAGAACTCAGAAAAGTTTCCTGAAATGGTGGTGGCTGGCTGGAGCCTCCTCCTAGTAATGCATCAAAGGCGTGGAGTTCGAGAAAACTCAGAAGGGTTTTGTGTTTGTGATGTGAAGTTTTGCTGCAAAGTGAGTGAAATAGCACAAAAAGCTCTTGTTTTGAAGGACTTTTCCATGGCTGCGTTACGTTGGCGACAATACTAGAGGCTGCCTTTTGTCGtcattaatttgttttgtttgtccTTTGGAGGGTGTCCAGAGGAATATGGAATTTCTGAAATACagtgccctctctctctctctctctctagattttcTCTATCTAAAATGTTTGGTGTGTTACTTtgtttctctctcactctcacttgggATTTGTCACCAAGTGAAATGGATGGGAATAAGAGCTGGCCAAAGTTTGGGACTATTCTCCAACACAATGCCCTTCCAAACATGTcctaacaaaacaaaacaacaccCTTGCTTGTTGCTTAGTGGGTAATAGTGGGGATTGCAAGGAGGAGCCTCCCAAGTGCCTCCAAATCCAAAACTTGTATTTGGATTCTTTCCACAGAcatacaccatccacttggtacTTTCTTCTAACATCAGGACAAGGGGACAAGTAAATTATAGGAAAAGCCAAAAGTAGATAGAGCATTTAacttttggtggtggtggtggtggtggtgggagtTCTTGGAAGAATATCATATACCTCCATTGCTTCAATATTTACTTTTTACCCTAACCCAATCCCATGTATGAACGTTTCTTTGTATAGTTAATCAAGTGACATCAAATTGCAACCTACTTTAAGCCACCTAATCATGTATTAGTGGTATACAACCTCATTGCAACCTGGCCCGTCCATGCTTGACAttgttgtttgaaaaaaaataactttcctatttctgcaatcaatttcacttaaaatTCTATTATGTTCATCCTATGAAAAGTGGCTTGACAAATGAATAATTTCATTTAGAAACGGATAGagaagtgattttcacacatttCTTTTTTCCGCATGCATACGTCTGTTTATATCTAACATTTGAATTTTATTAATCCAAAAAGAATCAATGAATATAAAACAAAGAtgtgaataattaaaaaaaaatggtgccGATACCATTTCTCAACAATATATGTGTCAAATTATACAATGAACTATTGCGATTACATTATAAGAGACACACACTCATATAGGTTACTTTAGTGAAGTAAAAAAAGAATGTATAGTTCATCAATATCCATTCAGTTTGTTGACCATATTTTAATTGATCAAAATTTGAATATCTAATTCAGGATCAGTATTCAGTATTTGAAGAAACTTAGTGTTATatgtactctttttttttcctagagAAAACCTATCGTTCAATAAATAGAACAAGGTGtatatcaaacaaacaaaaatgtgTTGCAAGAAGCACCTCTGAAAAACCTTATTTCGGGTATAACTACATAAAAAAGGGCCACAGGTAAAGGAAAAAGAGAATCTACACAATCCGTACAACCAGCAAAATTGTTACATAACATCAACCTTAAGGCATATTACCTAAAGTTACATTATCTAAGGGCTcatttggatgtgtttttaaaatgactggcgtttcttgcaagaagcacttcaagtattattttaaggattcacttgtatttttactaaaaattagttccaaaaacattttcaaaaaaaaaattttcaatcattttaaaagcagttCCAAACGCGTCCTAAAACATCATGGATTTACCACGCCAACAGGAGATCATCTCGGATCCAGCTCAAAAGCCATGGTGACCCATCCCCAATCCAAAACGAGAGATCCCATCAAGAAGGCTATATAACAAACAAGTCGGTGCGTAAATAGACTTAAAAATGTATTTTTATGTTCTCATTCAAGAAAGATCTCATACAAAACTAGGAACAACTATTGCATAATATTTCTATTTCAATCATACAACCCATTTAACTCTCAACTCTCAAAATCAAATTGAAATGCGACTAAAGAATAATTATTTGGTCTAGTAATACTGAAATAAGAGTACATCTAAACTATCGTGTCTTGTAGTGTGGCTTGTAACTAAGTAGAGTATTAAaatgattggttgtatgaagATTTAAGTCAAGAGGGCGAGATATTCATTATCATCTCATGTTGAGGTCACATCACGCACGCCCCAAACCCTTGAATTAGTATGGCATACCCATCTCTAATAGGTGCATAGCAAACCATAATTATTGTTCAAATAACTAAACTCCAAGTTTCAAATGTTGCTCGTGTGAAACTTACTACATACCAAAAAGAAAATGTGACAAACTACTGAAGACACTATATCTTACCATTAATTTATTGGAAAtttatgtttaaatttcttTAGCCGGTTCATACAATACAACGCAAAACTATACGGTACCATTTGCAACCAATGTTCCATGATATATACTATATATGTGGATGTGGGAGGCTAATGAAATATGAGTCAGCCAGCACTTGCATGGCTTGTGCCAAATATAAGTAGACAAAATCGAGCATCTGTCAGTTGTTTCTTTCCCAAAAAATTCCAATTCCGTTGTATCGTTGTTTGTAAATCATTTGTTTGCATTTACAGGCTGCATAGGGAAGTCAAACTCAGAATAGAGCAATAGTCACGAAATACAAttgaatccaatttaataattttcTAATTAAGTTTCTAGGATTTAAGTACCGAATGCCGGATAATGAAATATATAGAATTTTATATTACATATTTCAATTCtacaatgatatatatataatttaaatgtTACGATCTGtacttaattttattaattaattttcttgaaggtgtgaaaatatgaaaatgccCCTAGCAAAGCCtccattcttcttctttatatataaagtcaTCTTTATACATAAAATCAGCACTCTAAAATAGTGAAGCTTTTAGCATATCAAGAATGCCCTCCACTAATTAGaatgttaaaagaaaattttaattaattgggATAAAGTAGTAAAATggcaatattttaaattaaaagaaattaattaaaaattctgaaaaataaaaggaatccCACATAGTGGACaatctatttttatttctttgaattttcaaaaataactataaaatcaatattaaaaaaaaaaaaagagaattacCACATGCGTTAGCTAGTGCGTGGCAAGAGGCTAGCATGTATAAGAAGTATTTTTCTtgtcaaattattcttatcttggttttctttctttgttttctaatttttgtatttttcttgggAGTCAAGCAAATCCATAAGAAGTATACTTCAAAGCTTCagtaaaaacaaacaaagaagataTATTGTAGAGATCTAGCCAGCCATCTAGGCGGTATCACCCAAATTAAATCGAAAGCTCAATGATAAGCAATATTTGATGTTGTTTTAGTTTTTATCCTTTCGAATAAGGCCGTGAGTGTATGTCTTAAACATCACTATATATCGGTCTTAACAATGACTAATGGTGGTGTTTACCAAGGCCAAAAATAGACCTATGGCCAACCAATGCTAATTAAAATGGATTTTCATAGATAATTACATTGTACCAAGACTATATAAACCCTCTAAGTCTCAGTTAGACTTGCAAAGGAATGGAATTTGgggtaaaaacaaaaacaagaggGCCTATAATTCTGGTTTCTCCTTATGTAAGTttgacttgttttttttttttcaagttaaaACTTTGGCTTGATTTGTTTCTTACAGGAAGAGAGCTTGAGTGACGTCACGCCCTAATGCTCGAATACTTATTGTCTTCAAGATTTCAGTGGAGCTATTTACTAGGTGGCAACACATGAATGTATTTGGGTTATCAATTTGGTTACAATTAGCATCCCAAATAAGAAACTAAGGCTTATTATGGCAGGTGACATATCTTCTAGCGAGTTATCACATATAAAACTGGTGGAGAAGGGACGGACGGGGCGGGGAGTTCTTAGGTGTGGTGGTTTTCACTATTTCAAGGAAGGGTAGGCATGCAACTATTACTGAAAAGCTAATCTCGCCTAATCTTTctctatttgaaaaaaaatatattattattccaagtatcatgcaaaataattatgaTAAGGAGGAATGTATGGCAAACATCCTCAATAGTTATTCTTGTCAATTTATACAAGCAACATGTCTCATGCCAAGCCCTTTTtttggtgggggggggggggggggactatGACTCCCATCATATGTTTTCGATCCCTCGATATATCTAAATCATTTATCCAAATCAACAAACAGACTTTGTACGTCCCGTCGTGTACTTATGTCACTTGGTCCCGAATCTTCCAAAAAATAAATGATTTACTTGAGTTTGTCTGAAAATAATCATACTCAATTCTTT
This is a stretch of genomic DNA from Malus domestica chromosome 02, GDT2T_hap1. It encodes these proteins:
- the LOC114819156 gene encoding GRAS family protein TF80-like, translating into MAQEDGSPVTSSALQFFPWLSPGIGSPYSPWLRELKSEERGLCLIQLLYACASHVASGSIENANIWLDQTCQLASPDGDSMQRIAAYFTEALADRMLKGLPGLHKALNSTKISSVSEEILVQRLFFDLCPFLKVAYVVTNQAIVEAMEGEKMVHIIDLHSCEPAQWINLIQTLNARPEGPPHLRITGIHEQKEVLDQMFLRLTEEAENLNIPFQFNAIVSKLENLDIESLRVKTGEALAVCSVLQLHSLLASDDDHRSKTPLASKNLQKVLHMNKLTLGEWLEKDPINGSPDSALSPLSSASPKMGSFLTSLWGLSPKLMVITEQEANHNGHTLMDRIMEALYFYGALFDCLESTVSRSPMERQKVEKLLFGEEIKNIIACEGTERTERHEKLEKWILRLELAGFGRVPLSYNGMLQATELLRGYDGYKIKEHNGCVVICWHDRPLFSISGWRFRRYQ